One Myxocyprinus asiaticus isolate MX2 ecotype Aquarium Trade chromosome 20, UBuf_Myxa_2, whole genome shotgun sequence genomic region harbors:
- the LOC127411014 gene encoding protein FAM181A-like: MANSDSEVKTLLNFVNLASSDIKAALDRSAPCRRSVDHRKYLQKQLKRFSQKYSKMPRCYSHRTNDSLTFTKTSEDKAAAFMHEGVQGNFRQRELNFAEEHLHLDLNPNVENEAWSGQVPMRKRQLPASFWKEPQSSPGSRECLEHFLKNNTNGTGRDPAMNGEKRKMISDDLSPNLFGDVDPLRSVMCTCCPLQFHGNHARHGCFIVPYVNAAAFQNKTTETNIEISHNIIDGIHNNTSHVVVKPIPTKPAVSPSIFSVFGFI, encoded by the coding sequence ATGGCAAACTCTGACAGCGAGGTGAAAACACTTCTGAACTTTGTCAATTTGGCTTCGAGTGACATCAAGGCAGCGCTTGACAGATCGGCACCCTGCAGAAGATCTGTAGACCACCGAAAGTACCTGCAGAAACAACTGAAGCGATTCTCACAGAAATACTCCAAGATGCCTCGCTGCTATTCACACAGGACCAATGACTCTTTGACTTTTACGAAAACATCAGAGGATAAAGCTGCTGCGTTCATGCATGAGGGCGTTCAGGGAAACTTCCGGCAAAGAGAGTTAAACTTTGCAGAGGAACATTTACACTTGGATTTGAACCCGAACGTGGAGAATGAAGCGTGGTCAGGTCAGGTGCCCATGCGCAAACGGCAGCTTCCCGCGTCTTTCTGGAAAGAGCCTCAATCTTCACCGGGCAGCCGAGAGTGTTTGGAGCATTTCCTTAAAAACAATACGAATGGAACCGGCAGAGATCCAGCCATGAACGGTGAGAAAAGAAAGATGATTAGTGACGACTTGAGCCCAAACCTGTTTGGTGATGTGGATCCACTGAGGAGTGTGATGTGCACGTGCTGTCCTCTTCAGTTCCACGGGAATCACGCGCGTCATGGCTGCTTTATCGTCCCTTACGTGAACGCGGCAGCGTTCCAGAACAAAACGACTGAGACGAATATTGAAATATCGCACAACATTATCGACGGCATTCACAATAACACCTCACATGTGGTTGTCAAGCCAATTCCCACTAAACCAGCCGTTTCCCCCTCCATTTTCAGTGTGTTCGGGTTTATCTAG